The Vitis vinifera cultivar Pinot Noir 40024 chromosome 12, ASM3070453v1 genome has a segment encoding these proteins:
- the LOC104881062 gene encoding disease resistance protein At4g27190-like, whose amino-acid sequence MTASYGNTKDPIARRKVPKKVGLGIWRRGHHAWVAWAMGPNLVPKVAVNNGEAARLGTILLGKVGHRPESKRYVIQLFVEFSMLYTADNTGMVDPVIGGAGGEIYKDGKRVATFAISNILYLKDLNRNYKKLMQEAMKLKAMRIDLEIRRFKTKSCIRDWIARASIIERQVEHLETKYNNEKKHRWKLFSLANLSKEMEVKCQEVCSHREEGDFMKETAVMELPEPVQRIPTLKLEENSSLHKVLQHVLRFLENKEVRRIGIWGEMGTGKTTVLKNLNNHEKVAEMFNMVIYVTVSKKWSEKRVQDAILRRLKLDGEGNADVNEAASIISEDLKQKKCLILLDEVTNMIDLNRIMGIDENPDSKVVLVSRYEEFCKCDMKADELVNVKRLLPTEAWNMFQKIVGPSISNPLIEPPARRVVEECYGLPLLIDRVAITFKKKGENEVLWRDGLERLKRWESVKLVGMDEVLERLQICYDDLEDDEQKFCFLYGALYPEESEIYVDYLLECWKAEGFIKRANDFRTARSRGHSVLNELIKVSLLERSDKRKCVKMNKVLRKMALKISSKRTDSKFLVKPPGGLEDFSKKEEWEQAHRISLMNNQLRTLPETLDCRNLLTLLLQRNRYLTSIPELFFTSMCRLKVLDLHGSKIVVLPSSLSNLIYLKGLYLNSCSELKEIPSSVEALEHLEVLDIRKTKLKLLRIGSLVWLKCLRLSLCNFDVANYTEAQVSRFDLLEELTIDVGSLEEGWDKIVDPVIEEIVKLKKLTSLRFCFPQVDCLGLFVEKSPVWEEDRRLTFHFAVGYHDSAVAHVLESIDNPSYNILKLANGDGVNPIIMKVLTKTNALGLIDYKGVLSLSDFGIENMNMIFDCLIEGCSGIKTIIYGNGTSKAVLECLKNLHITNVPELENIWQGPVHAGSLARLTTVTLSNCPKLMKIFSNGMIQQLIQLMHLRVEECHRIEEIIMESENTQLENQALPKLETLELIHLQQLTSIWVKDSLEWPSLQEVKISNCCMLKSLPFNEVNATKLRSIEGQQSWWEALEWKGDAIKQRLQPLCILN is encoded by the exons ATGACGGCATCCTATGGAAACACCAAAGACCCAATTGCTAGGAGGAAAGTGCCAAAAAAAGTGGGCTTGGGCATCTGGCGAAGAGGGCACCACGCTTGGGTGGCATGGGCCATGGGGCCCAACTTGGTGCCCAAAGTTGCAGTAAACAATGGGGAGGCTGCCAGATTGGGCACCATCCTTTTGGGCAAAGTGGGCCATAGGCCAGAGTCAAAACGATA TGTGATTCAGCTATTTGTTGAGTTCTCCATG TTGTATACTGCTGATAATACAGGAATGGTTGATCCAGTTATTGGTGGGGCAGGAGGGGAGATATATAAAGATGGGAAACGCGTAGCGACTTTTGCCATTAGCAATATTCTTTATCTGAAGGATCTGAACAGAAACTATAAAAAGTTAATGCAGGAAGCCATGAAGCTCAAGGCAATGAGGATAGACCTAGAAATAAGAAGATTTAAGACAAAGTCATGCATAAGAGATTGGATTGCTAGGGCTTCGATTATTGAAAGACAAGTGGAACACCTAGAAACTAAATACAACAATGAAAAGAAGCATCGATGGAAATTGTTTTCCCTTGCAAATCTTAGCAAAGAGATGGAAGTGAAGTGCCAAGAAGTTTGTAGTCATAGGGAAGAGGGAGACTTTATGAAAGAAACAGCAGTCATGGAATTGCCAGAGCCTGTCCAAAGAATACCTACACTCAAACTGGAAGAAAACTCATCATTGCACAAAGTTTTACAACATGTACTGAGGTTTCTAGAGAATAAAGAAGTAAGAAGAATTGGTATCTGGGGCGAGATGGGAACTGGGAAAACCACAGTATTGAAGAACTTGAATAATCATGAAAAAGTTGCTGAAATGTTTAATATGGTCATCTATGTAACTGTCTCAAAAAAGTGGAGTGAAAAAAGGGTACAAGATGCAATCCTAAGGCGGCTAAAATTGGATGGAGAAGGTAATGCTGATGTTAACGAAGCTGCTTCGATAATATCTGAAGATTTGAAGCAAAAGAAGTGTTTGATTCTTTTGGATGAAGTAACGAACATGATTGATCTAAATAGAATAATGGGAATCGACGAGAACCCAGATAGCAAGGTAGTGTTGGTGAGTAGATATGAAGAGTTTTGTAAATGTGACATGAAGGCTGATGAGCTAGTTAATGTGAAGCGATTGCTACCTACTGAAGCTTGGAACATGTTCCAGAAAATAGTAGGCCCTTCCATTTCTAACCCCTTAATTGAACCACCGGCGAGGCGTGTGGTTGAAGAGTGTTATGGGTTGCCACTGCTGATAGACAGAGTAGCAATAACCTTCAAAAAGAAGGGGGAAAATGAAGTGCTTTGGAGGGATGGATTGGAACGGTTGAAAAGATGGGAAAGTGTCAAACTCGTTGGCATGGATGAAGTGCTGGAACGCTTACAGATTTGTTATGATGATTTGGAAGATGATGAACAGAAGTTTTGCTTTTTGTATGGTGCATTGTATCCCGAAGAAAGTGAGATATATGTAGATTACTTGTTAGAATGTTGGAAAGCTGAAGGTTTTATTAAACGTGCAAATGATTTCAGAACTGCACGCAGCAGAGGGCATTCGGTGCTGAATGAGCTTATCAAGGTATCTTTGCTGGAGAGAAGTGATAAAAGGAAATGTGTTAAGATGAATAAAGTGCTTCGGAAAATGGCGCTTAAGATCTCATCGAAAAGAACAGATTCCAAATTTTTAGTGAAGCCACCTGGGGGGCTAGAAGATTTCTCAAAGAAGGAAGAATGGGAACAAGCCCATCGGATTTCTTTGATGAATAACCAACTACGCACTTTACCAGAAACACTAGATTGTCGGAATCTGTTAACGTTGTTGCTTCAAAGAAATAGGTACTTGACTTCTATTCCTGAGTTGTTCTTCACATCTATGTGTCGTCTGAAAGTTCTAGATCTCCATGGCAGTAAGATTGTAGTACTGCCTTCATCCTTATCCAACTTGATTTACCTCAAAGGGCTCTATTTAAATTCTTGCTCTGAGTTGAAAGAAATCCCATCTAGTGTAGAAGCACTTGAGCATCTTGAGGTGTTGGATATTCGAAAGACCAAACTTAAGTTACTTCGAATTGGAAGTTTAGTATGGTTGAAGTGTTTGCGATTATCATTGTGTAATTTTGATGTGGCAAACTATACTGAAGCACAAGTGTCAAGGTTTGATTTGTTGGAGGAATTGACTATTGATGTTGGTTCATTGGAAGAAGGGTGGGACAAGATTGTAGATCCAGTAATAGAGGAGATAgttaagttgaaaaaattgaCCTCTCTTAGATTTTGTTTCCCTCAGGTAGACTGCCTTGGCTTATTTGTTGAAAAAAGCCCTGTGTGGGAGGAGGATCGCCGCTTGACATTTCATTTTGCTGTTGGTTACCATGACTCCGCCGTTGCTCATGTTCTTGAGTCTATCGATAATCCAAGCTACAACATCTTGAAGTTGGCCAATGGTGATGGTGTAAATCCTATAATCATGAAGGTGCTAACGAAAACCAATGCATTGGGACTAATAGACTACAAAGGAGTTTTGAGTCTATCGGATTTTGGCATCGAGAATATGaatatgatatttgattgtttgattgaaGGATGCAGTGGAATTAAGACCATCATCTATGGTAATGGAACATCAAAGGCTGTGCTAGAATGTTTGAAAAATTTGCACATAACCAATGTCCCAGAATTGGAAAACATTTGGCAGGGGCCTGTTCATGCTGGAAGTTTGGCTCGATTAACAACTGTGACATTAAGTAATTGCCCCAAGTTGATGAAGATATTCTCTAATGGTATGATTCAACAACTTATTCAACTGATGCACTTGAGAGTTGAAGAATGCCATCGAATTGAAGAGATTATCATGGAATCTGAGAATACACAACTAGAAAACCAAGCACTTCCAAAGTTGGAGACCCTAGAACTCATTCATCTGCAACAACTAACAAGCATTTGGGTTAAAGATTCATTAGAGTGGCCATCTTTACAAGAAGTTAAAATATCTAACTGTTGCATGTTGAAGAGTTTACCTTTCAATGAGGTCAATGCAACCAAATTGAGATCCATTGAAGGGCAACAATCATGGTGGGAAGCACTAGAATGGAAAGGTGATGCCATTAAACAAAGATTACAGCCTCTTTGCATCCTCAACTAG
- the LOC109123504 gene encoding disease resistance protein At4g27190-like, with the protein MRLKLDVEGNVDVNETALIISEELRGKKCLILLDEVTDKIDLNRIMGIDENPNSKVVLASRYDDFCKCVMKADELVNVKPLLPTEAWNMFQKIVGPSISNPLIEPLARGVVKECYGLPLLIDRVAITFKMKGEHDVGWDDGLEQLKRWESVKLVGMDEVLERL; encoded by the coding sequence ATGCGGCTAAAATTGGATGTAGAAGGTAATGTCGATGTTAACGAAACTGCATTGATAATATCTGAAGAATTGAGGGGAAAGAAGTGTTTGATTCTTTTGGATGAAGTAACGGACAAGATTGATCTAAATAGAATAATGGGAATCGACGAGAACCCAAATAGCAAGGTAGTGTTGGCGAGTAGATATGATGACTTTTGTAAATGTGTCATGAAGGCTGATGAGCTAGTTAATGTGAAGCCATTGTTACCTACTGAAGCTTGGAATATGTTCCAGAAAATAGTAGGCCCTTCCATTTCTAACCCCTTAATTGAACCACTGGCGAGGGGTGTGGTTAAAGAGTGTTATGGGTTGCCACTGCTGATAGACAGAGTAGCAATAACCTTCAAAATGAAGGGGGAACATGATGTGggttgggatgatggattggAACAGTTGAAAAGATGGGAAAGTGTCAAACTCGTTGGCATGGATGAAGTGCTGGAACGCTTATAG
- the LOC104881061 gene encoding disease resistance protein RPS2-like: protein MALKISSKRTDSKFLVKSHEGLEDFSKKEEWEQTHRISLMNNQLSTLPETLDCRNLLTLLLQRNKYLTSIPEFFFKSMCRLQILDLHGTNIVVLPSSLSNLIYLKGLYLNSCSELKEIRSSVEALEHLEVLDIRKTKLKLLQIGSLVWLKCLRLSLCNFDVANYTQAQVSRFDLLEELTIDVDYLGLFVEESPVWEGSLTFHFAVGYHDSAIAHVLESIDNPSYNILKLANGDGVNPIIMKVLTKTNALGLIGYKGVLSLSDFGIKNMNMIFDCLIEGCSGIKTIIYGNGTSKAVLEWLKNLHITNVPELENIWQGPVHVGSLARLTTVTLSNCPKLMKIFTNAMIQQLIQLTHLRVEECHRIEEIIMESENTQLENQALPKLETLELIHLPQLTSIWAKDSLEWPSL, encoded by the exons ATGGCGCTTAAGATCTCATCGAAAAGAACAGATTCCAAATTTTTAGTGAAGTCACATGAGGGGTTAGAAGATTTCTCAAAGAAGGAAGAATGGGAACAAACCCATCGGATTTCTTTGATGAATAACCAACTAAGCACTTTACCAGAAACACTAGATTGTCGCAATCTGTTAACATTGTTGCTTCAAAGAAATAAGTACTTGACTTCTATTCCTGAGTTTTTCTTCAAATCTATGTGTCGTCTTCAAATTCTAGATCTCCATGGCACTAACATTGTAGTACTGCCTTCATCCTTATCCAACTTGATTTACCTCAAAGGGCTCTATTTAAATTCCTGCTCTGAGTTGAAAGAAATCCGATCTAGTGTAGAAGCACTTGAGCATCTTGAGGTGTTGGATATTCGAAAGACCAAACTTAAGTTACTTCAAATTGGAAGTTTAGTATGGTTGAAGTGTTTGCGATTATCATTGTGTAATTTTGATGTGGCAAACTATACTCAAGCACAAGTGTCAAGGTTTGATTTGTTGGAGGAATTGACTATTGATGTTG ACTACCTTGGCTTATTTGTTGAAGAAAGCCCTGTGTGGGAGGGTTCCTTGACATTTCATTTTGCTGTTGGTTACCATGACTCCGCCATTGCTCATGTTCTTGAGTCTATCGATAATCCAAGCTACAACATCTTGAAGTTGGCCAATGGTGATGGTGTAAATCCTATAATCATGAAGGTGCTAACGAAAACCAATGCATTGGGACTAATAGGCTACAAAGGAGTTTTGAGTTTATCGGATTTTGGCATCAAGAATATGaatatgatatttgattgtttgattgaaGGATGCAGTGGAATTAAGACCATCATCTATGGTAATGGAACATCAAAGGCTGTCCTAGAATGGTTGAAAAATTTGCACATAACCAATGTCCCAGAATTGGAAAACATTTGGCAGGGGCCTGTTCATGTTGGAAGTTTGGCTCGATTAACAACTGTGACATTAAGTAATTGCCCCAAGTTGATGAAGATATTCACTAATGCTATGATTCAACAACTTATTCAACTGACGCACTTGAGAGTAGAAGAATGCCATCGAATTGAAGAGATTATCATGGAATCCGAGAATACACAACTAGAAAATCAAGCACTTCCAAAGTTGGAGACCCTAGAACTCATTCATTTGCCACAACTAACAAGCATATGGGCTAAAGATTCATTAGAGTGGCCATCTTTATAA